GATCCACATGGGATTCGGCGGCGAAATTGATGACGCCGCGAATCTTGAAATGCCGGAGCAGGGCCGGGACGAGTACTGCGTCTCCAATGTCGCCGCGGACGAAGAAATATCGGGTTCCCCCGAATTCGGACTGAATCGTTTCGAGATTGCGGGGATTTCCCGCATAGGTCAGTTTGTCGAGGTTGACGACCAAAACCTCGGGGTCGGTCCGAAAAAGGTGGTGGATGAAGTTGGAGCCGATGAAGCCGCAACCTCCGGTAACCAGAACGTTCATGACCCTCCCGGGTAATGTTGTCCGGCCCGGGGCTCGCGCTTGCCATCGGACCGGGTTTGCAGTAGTTCCCATCGCCAGTGGGCGGTTAACTCAGCGGTAAGAGTGCCATCTTCACACGGTGGAAGTCCGGAGTTCAAATCTCCGACCGCCCACCACCGACATCAAGCCCTGGATTCCAGGGCTTTTTTTATTATGCAGATCATCCTGTACCATCCCGAAATTCCACCCAATACCGGAAGCATTGCCCGGCTCTGCGCCGCGGCCAAGGTCCGCCTCCATCTGATTGAACCCCTGGGTTTCAGCCTGGAGGACAAATACCTTCGGCGGGCCGGGCTCGACTACTGGCCGCAGGTCGATCTGGCCGTGTGGCCGGACTGGGAAAGCCTGTTTTGCGCCCTGGGTTCGGAAGGGCGTATTGTGGCTGCCTCGGCCCGTCAAGGTCAAGCCTATCATCGCTTCCGGTTCAGGGCCGAGGACTGCATCGTGCTCGGGCCCGAGTCAAAGGGGCTGCCCGAGAGCGTTGTGTCTTCGGCCCACGCCTGCGTGCGGATTCCCATTCTGGGACAGGTCAGAAGTCTCAATCTGGCCTGTGCGGCATCCATCCTTCTCTTTGAGGGGCTCCGGCAGACCGCT
This portion of the Deltaproteobacteria bacterium genome encodes:
- a CDS encoding tRNA (cytidine(34)-2'-O)-methyltransferase, which translates into the protein MQIILYHPEIPPNTGSIARLCAAAKVRLHLIEPLGFSLEDKYLRRAGLDYWPQVDLAVWPDWESLFCALGSEGRIVAASARQGQAYHRFRFRAEDCIVLGPESKGLPESVVSSAHACVRIPILGQVRSLNLACAASILLFEGLRQTAGLGE